In Leptidea sinapis chromosome 8, ilLepSina1.1, whole genome shotgun sequence, a single window of DNA contains:
- the LOC126965701 gene encoding AP-3 complex subunit mu-1: protein MIHSLFIINPSGDVFLEKHWRSVIPRSVCDYYLEAQRASPKDVPPVLAAPHHYLISIQRGGVALVAVSKQEVAPLFVIEFLHRVVDTFQDYFSDCTETIIKENYVVVYELLDEMLDNGFPLATESNILKELIKPPNILRTIANTVTGKSNVSSILPSGQLTNVPWRRSGVKYANNEAYFDVVEEVDAIIDKSGATVSAEIQGYIDCCIKLSGMPDLTLTFVNPRLFDDVSFHPCVRFKRWESERILAFIPPDGSFRLMSYHVGSQSVVAIPIYVRHNLVLKSNGDQGRLDLTVGPKQTMGRTLENVALEICMPKCVLNCSLTANQGKYSYDPVSKILLWDIGRVELPKLPNIKGTVSVQSGSDTSGANPNINVHFTIPQLAVSGLRVSRLDMYGAKYKPFKGVKYVTKAGKFHVRM from the exons GATGTACCACCCGTTTTAGCTGCTCCTCATCATTATTTGATCTCAATTCAAAGAGGCGGTGTAGCTCTTGTGGCTGTGAGCAAACAGGAAGTTGCTCCACTTTTTGTAATTGAATTCTTGCACAGGGTCGTTGATACATTTCAA GATTACTTTTCAGATTGTACAGAaacaattataaaagaaaattatgttGTTGTTTATGAG TTATTGGATGAAATGTTGGATAATGGCTTCCCCTTAGCAACAGAGAGTAATATACTAAAGGAGTTAATAAAACCACCAAACATACTAAGGACTATTGCTAATACAGTTACTGGAAAATCCAA TGTGTCTTCAATTTTGCCTTCTGGCCAACTAACAAATGTACCGTGGCGTCGGTCTGGTGTTAAATATGCAAACAATGAAGCATACTTTGATGTGGTCGAAGAAGTGGACGCTATCATTGATAAGAGTGGTGCCACTGTGTCAGCTGAGATCCAAGGAtat ATTGACTGTTGCATAAAACTGAGTGGGATGCCAGATCTGACATTAACCTTTGTAAATCCAAGACTGTTTGACGATGTATCATTCCATCCATGTGTCAGATTCAAGAGATGGGAG TCTGAAAGGATTCTGGCATTCATTCCACCTGACGGTAGTTTTAGGCTGATGTCGTATCACGTGGGCTCACAAAGTGTTGTGGCTATTCCCATATATGTGCGACATAACCTTGTGCTAAAATCAAATGGAGATCAGGGGAGACTAGACCTAACAGTTGGTCCTAAGCAGACCATGGGACGGACATTAGAAA ATGTCGCCCTAGAAATTTGTATGCCCAAGTGTGTGCTCAATTGTTCTCTGACTGCGAATCAAGGGAAATATTCATATGATCCAGTCAGTAAGATCCTGCTTTGGGACATCGGGCGAGTTGAGCTACCAAAGCTTCCAAACATTAAAGGCACT GTGTCAGTTCAGTCTGGTTCGGACACGAGCGGCGCGAATCCCAATATCAATGTCCACTTCACGATACCGCAGCTGGCTGTGAGTGGTCTTCGGGTCAGCCGCCTCGACATGTACGGTGCCAAGTATAAACCGTTCAAAGGTGTCAAATATGTCACCAAGGCGGGCAAGTTTCATGTACGTATGTAA